In Halosegnis marinus, one genomic interval encodes:
- a CDS encoding NAD(P)H-binding protein — translation MRVLVVGATGFVGERLVATLAEAGHEVVAFSRSAGDTDWPDGVEPFEGDLGDPASLGGLCEGVDAAYYLIHSLTAEDFAERDRRYAARFRDIATGAGVDRVVYLSGISGDEGDLSPHLASRREVEGVLAGGSYDLTVLRAAIIVGPESASFRIVDDLTDRLPVMVVPKWVNTPCQPVAVEDAIAYLVGVLDAEGTRGGTYDIGASEVWSYARLMRETAARKGRRVLIVPVPVMSPELSSHWLRLTTDVQFPVARALVSSMRHPVTVDPDRDLQNVVPVERTSIGEAIARAVSV, via the coding sequence GTGCGCGTACTCGTCGTCGGTGCCACGGGGTTCGTAGGCGAACGGCTGGTCGCGACGCTGGCGGAGGCCGGCCACGAGGTGGTCGCGTTCTCGCGCAGCGCCGGGGACACCGACTGGCCCGACGGCGTCGAGCCGTTCGAGGGCGACCTCGGCGACCCGGCCTCGCTCGGGGGATTGTGCGAGGGCGTCGACGCCGCCTACTACCTCATCCACTCGCTGACGGCCGAGGACTTCGCCGAGCGCGACCGCCGGTACGCGGCGCGCTTCCGCGACATCGCCACCGGGGCCGGCGTGGACCGCGTCGTCTATCTCTCGGGCATCAGCGGCGACGAGGGGGACCTCTCGCCGCACCTCGCCTCGCGGCGCGAGGTCGAGGGGGTGCTCGCGGGCGGCAGCTACGACCTCACCGTTCTCCGGGCGGCCATCATCGTCGGCCCCGAGAGCGCGAGCTTCCGCATCGTGGACGACCTCACCGACCGCCTCCCGGTGATGGTCGTCCCGAAGTGGGTGAACACCCCGTGTCAGCCCGTCGCCGTCGAGGACGCCATCGCCTACCTCGTCGGCGTGCTCGACGCCGAGGGGACGCGCGGCGGCACCTACGACATCGGCGCGTCGGAGGTGTGGTCGTACGCCCGACTGATGCGCGAGACGGCCGCGCGGAAGGGCCGGCGCGTCCTCATCGTCCCCGTCCCCGTCATGTCGCCGGAGCTCTCCTCGCACTGGCTGCGGCTCACGACGGACGTGCAGTTCCCCGTGGCGCGGGCGCTCGTGAGCAGCATGCGTCACCCGGTCACCGTCGACCCGGACCGGGACCTCCAGAACGTCGTCCCCGTCGAGCGGACCTCAATCGGGGAGGCTATCGCCCGCGCCGTCTCCGTCTGA
- a CDS encoding inosine/xanthosine triphosphatase yields MHVAVGSGNPVKAAAVEAALPDAAVEAVPVESGVAEQPYGLAETIAGAETRAERALPGYDLAVGIEGGVARLPDTEGLWLVMWAAATDGERWGRGSGPSLRLPESIAARVAAGEELGPVMDDVLGEEHVARKQGAAGALTGGVIDRQGALEGAVAGALGPFLTDRY; encoded by the coding sequence ATGCACGTCGCAGTCGGCAGCGGGAACCCGGTGAAGGCGGCGGCCGTCGAGGCGGCGCTGCCCGACGCCGCGGTCGAGGCGGTCCCCGTGGAGTCGGGCGTCGCGGAACAGCCGTACGGCCTCGCGGAGACCATCGCCGGCGCGGAGACGCGCGCCGAGCGCGCTCTCCCCGGCTACGACCTCGCCGTGGGCATCGAGGGCGGGGTCGCGCGCCTCCCCGACACGGAGGGGCTGTGGCTCGTGATGTGGGCTGCAGCCACGGACGGCGAGCGGTGGGGCCGGGGGAGCGGGCCGTCGCTCCGCCTGCCCGAGTCCATCGCCGCGCGGGTCGCCGCGGGCGAGGAACTCGGCCCGGTGATGGACGACGTGCTCGGCGAGGAGCACGTCGCGCGAAAGCAGGGGGCGGCCGGCGCGCTGACGGGCGGGGTCATCGACCGACAGGGGGCGCTGGAAGGTGCGGTGGCCGGGGCGCTCGGCCCGTTCCTCACCGACCGCTACTGA
- a CDS encoding transcription initiation factor IIB: MSDHLRTRPTDETEQEREETTGCPECGGDLSTSGSNEIICEDCGLVVDEDNIDRGPEWRAFDSAEKDKKSRVGAPTTNMMHDKGLSTNIDWRDQDAYGNSLSSNQRQKMQRLRKWNERFRTRDSKERNLKQALGEIDRMASALGLPENVRETASVIYRRALDENLLPGRSIEGVSTSAVYAAARQAGVPRSLDEITDVSRVEKDEIARTYRYVVRELGLEVAPADPESYVPRFASSLGLSDEAENRARKLLRNAKEQGVHSGKSPVGLAAAAVYAAALLTNEKTTQAAVSEVADISEVTIRNRYHELLEAEQGLPMA, from the coding sequence ATGAGCGACCACCTTCGCACCCGACCGACCGACGAGACGGAACAGGAACGAGAGGAGACGACCGGCTGCCCCGAGTGCGGCGGCGACCTCTCCACCAGCGGCTCGAACGAGATCATCTGCGAGGACTGCGGCCTCGTCGTGGACGAGGACAACATCGACCGCGGGCCGGAGTGGCGCGCGTTCGACTCCGCGGAGAAGGACAAGAAGTCCCGCGTCGGCGCGCCCACGACGAACATGATGCACGACAAGGGGCTCTCGACGAACATCGACTGGCGGGACCAGGACGCCTACGGAAACTCCCTCTCGTCGAACCAGCGCCAGAAGATGCAGCGGCTGCGCAAGTGGAACGAGCGCTTCCGCACCCGCGACTCCAAGGAGCGCAACCTCAAGCAGGCGCTCGGGGAAATCGACCGCATGGCCTCCGCGCTGGGGCTGCCGGAGAACGTCCGCGAGACGGCCTCCGTCATCTACCGCCGCGCGCTCGACGAGAACCTCCTGCCCGGCCGCTCCATCGAGGGCGTCTCCACCTCCGCCGTCTACGCCGCCGCCCGGCAGGCCGGCGTCCCCCGGAGCCTCGACGAGATAACCGACGTCTCGCGCGTCGAGAAGGACGAGATAGCCCGCACCTACCGCTACGTCGTCCGCGAACTCGGCCTCGAAGTCGCCCCGGCCGACCCCGAGAGCTACGTCCCCCGCTTCGCCTCCTCGCTCGGCCTCTCCGACGAGGCGGAGAACCGTGCGCGCAAACTGCTCCGCAACGCGAAGGAGCAGGGCGTCCACTCCGGCAAGTCGCCGGTCGGCCTCGCGGCCGCGGCCGTCTACGCCGCCGCGCTCCTGACGAACGAGAAGACCACGCAGGCGGCGGTGAGCGAGGTGGCGGACATCTCCGAGGTCACCATCCGCAACCGCTACCACGAACTGCTGGAGGCCGAGCAGGGCCTCCCGATGGCCTGA
- a CDS encoding flippase-like domain-containing protein, with translation MTGVEVSVVLPAYNEEATIEHTVETTLDTLGAFLPAGSFEVIVAEDGCDDRTPEIADRLAAADDRVRHFHSDERLGRGGALERAFEASHGDTLVYFDTDLATDMAHLEELVESVRTEGYDVVTGSRRMPGEKQEREPERGVASTGYNTLVKLFLRSDLYDHQCGFKAFDRAALFDLLDEVEDDHWFWDTEVLVRAQRAGYRVKEFPVRWTPKGDTKVDLVRDVLGMGSQILRVWWEFSVRPRATRRAGLVAGTLLVVVALALMTVYLDPAAILDAIAGADPALVGVSAAVYLVSWPLRGLRYRDILAELGYDGDLGFLTGAIFISQTGNLVFPARLGDGVRAYVVKARRGVAYPSAFASLAVERVFDLLAITALAGAVLVGLVATGGTDGLAAAIAADIGTVTIGGETIAPGEAARTALRVAAGVGIVAVAAVAVIVASARRDTDLVGRAVRWVSDDSYAAYVTGVIERFVGDVQTVAGTRAAFARVGLSSLAVWVVDVAVAVVVVAAFGFALTPYLVAVLFFAVSVGNLAKVIPLSPGGIGLYEGAFTLIVVAFTAVPGLTAAVAIAVAVVDHAVKNVVTVAGGVASTLLFNVSLTEAVEGAGEADDSVSSGR, from the coding sequence ATGACCGGCGTCGAGGTGAGCGTCGTCCTCCCCGCGTACAACGAGGAGGCGACCATCGAGCACACCGTCGAGACGACGCTCGACACCCTCGGCGCCTTCCTCCCCGCCGGGTCGTTCGAGGTCATCGTCGCCGAGGACGGCTGTGACGACCGCACGCCCGAGATAGCCGACCGCCTCGCGGCCGCGGACGACCGGGTGCGCCACTTCCACTCCGACGAGCGGCTGGGCCGCGGCGGCGCGCTCGAACGCGCCTTCGAGGCCAGCCACGGCGACACCCTCGTCTACTTCGACACCGACCTCGCGACGGACATGGCCCACCTGGAGGAACTCGTCGAGTCCGTTCGGACGGAGGGGTACGACGTGGTGACGGGCTCCCGGCGGATGCCCGGCGAGAAGCAGGAGCGCGAACCCGAACGGGGCGTCGCCTCCACCGGGTACAACACCCTGGTCAAGCTGTTCCTCCGGTCGGACCTGTACGACCACCAGTGCGGCTTCAAGGCGTTCGACCGCGCGGCGCTGTTCGACCTGCTCGACGAGGTGGAGGACGACCACTGGTTCTGGGACACGGAGGTGCTCGTGCGCGCCCAGCGCGCCGGCTACCGGGTCAAGGAGTTCCCCGTGCGGTGGACGCCGAAGGGGGACACGAAGGTGGACCTCGTGCGCGACGTGCTCGGGATGGGGAGCCAGATACTCCGCGTCTGGTGGGAGTTCTCCGTCCGGCCGCGCGCCACCCGGCGGGCGGGCCTCGTCGCGGGCACCCTGCTCGTCGTCGTCGCGCTCGCCCTGATGACGGTGTATCTCGACCCCGCGGCCATCCTCGACGCCATCGCGGGCGCGGACCCGGCGCTCGTCGGCGTCTCGGCCGCGGTCTACCTCGTCTCGTGGCCGCTCCGGGGACTGCGCTACCGCGACATCCTCGCGGAACTCGGCTACGACGGCGACCTCGGCTTCCTCACCGGGGCGATATTCATCTCGCAGACGGGGAACCTCGTCTTCCCAGCGCGCCTCGGCGACGGCGTGCGCGCCTACGTCGTGAAGGCGCGCCGCGGCGTCGCGTACCCGAGTGCGTTCGCCTCGCTCGCCGTCGAACGCGTCTTCGACCTGCTCGCCATCACGGCGCTCGCCGGCGCGGTGCTCGTCGGCCTCGTGGCGACCGGCGGGACCGACGGCCTCGCGGCGGCCATCGCCGCCGACATCGGCACCGTCACCATCGGCGGGGAGACCATCGCGCCGGGCGAGGCGGCCCGGACCGCCCTCCGCGTGGCGGCCGGGGTCGGAATCGTCGCCGTCGCCGCCGTCGCCGTCATCGTCGCGAGCGCGCGCCGGGACACGGACCTCGTCGGCCGCGCGGTCCGGTGGGTCAGCGACGACTCATACGCCGCGTACGTGACCGGCGTCATCGAGCGGTTCGTCGGCGACGTGCAGACCGTCGCGGGGACCCGGGCGGCGTTCGCCCGGGTCGGCCTGTCGAGCCTCGCGGTGTGGGTCGTGGACGTCGCCGTCGCCGTCGTCGTCGTCGCGGCGTTCGGCTTCGCGCTCACGCCGTACCTCGTCGCCGTCCTCTTCTTCGCCGTCAGCGTCGGCAACCTCGCGAAGGTCATCCCGCTGTCGCCCGGCGGCATCGGCCTCTACGAGGGCGCGTTCACCCTCATCGTCGTGGCGTTCACCGCGGTGCCGGGGCTGACGGCCGCGGTCGCCATCGCCGTCGCCGTCGTGGACCACGCGGTGAAGAACGTCGTCACCGTGGCCGGCGGCGTCGCCTCCACCCTCCTGTTCAACGTCTCGCTCACCGAGGCCGTCGAGGGGGCGGGCGAGGCCGACGACTCCGTCAGTAGCGGTCGGTGA